The following DNA comes from Miscanthus floridulus cultivar M001 chromosome 5, ASM1932011v1, whole genome shotgun sequence.
CTTCTCCCTAATAGCATCAGCCAAGCAATGTACAGGGAGATCCTTGCAGTCTCTGATCCAGGCATTCCAAGACTCAGCTAAATTGTTGTTGATGTAATCACATTTGATCTCTGTACTAAACTTGCTTTTGGCCCAAAGTAGGTTATGATGCTCATTGAGCCACTTGACAATACCTGGGCTAGCTTGAACAACCTTGTCAAAAAAGAACTTGTATTTGTTTAGAGTGTAAGCCCTTGCTGCTGGCCACATATTCTTGGCATACACCTCTCCAGTATAATACTTCTTCAAATTCTCCATCAAGTGTCTAAAACACTCCCTCTTCTCACAATGAGGCCAAACTTGAGCCACTGCTGCCTCAAGACCCTTACAAGCATCAGTGCAAACAGCTAAATTTTCCATAGGGCCAATTGATTTGCTAAGCTGCTGCATAAACCAGATCTAGTTCTCTTTGGTCTCTGACTCAAAGAGTCCAAAAGCCAATGGATACATCCAGTTGTGGCCATCCAACGCCTGAGCTGAGGGCAGCTGCCCATTCCAGAGCCCATTTAAATGGGTAGAATCTATACTAATGTAAGGCCTGCACCCATTTCTAAAACCATCTATGGCAGCCTTGAAACAGCAGAAAAATCTTGTAAAATAAACCTTTCCATCAACTTCCTCACTGTCTACCTCAACAATACTACTAGGTGATCTCAATTCTACCTCTGCCTTAAACCTATACAACCAATCAAATGAATCAGCTAGCTTACCAAAAAGTTTGTCAGCAGATCTCTTTCTTCCATATACAACAGTCTGGTAGTTGATATCAATGCCATACTTTTCATCTAGCTCTTCCTTCAATGCTGTTGGGCCCATGTTTGGCATCCTCCTCAAATATGGTAATGCCCTTTCTGCCACCCAAGCCTGTGAGGCCATAGCACCAGGCACCTTATTCCTTCCAGCACATGTATGCACACCTTCATTTATTTGCACCTACACCAAAACAAAACATTTCAGCACCTCAAAATCCAACATAAAAAGAATTTAGAAATTTAGTTTGAACAATGAAAATGCA
Coding sequences within:
- the LOC136454819 gene encoding uncharacterized protein, which encodes MIAEMQADMDEAAVPVDDHDDQEPMFDWDRENSDLSVGVFFPSMDDFRLAVRQHAIVKDFELATAHLDTERFRGHCASLGCPWIIRARTQHGGSVRVQINEGVHTCAGRNKVPGAMASQAWVAERALPYLRRMPNMGPTALKEELDEKYGIDINYQTVVYGRKRSADKLFGKLADSFDWLYRFKAEVELRSPSSIVEVDSEEVDGKVYFTRFFCCFKAAIDGFRNGCRPYISIDSTHLNGLWNGQLPSAQALDGHNWMYPLAFGLFESETKEN